From Penaeus vannamei isolate JL-2024 chromosome 40, ASM4276789v1, whole genome shotgun sequence, the proteins below share one genomic window:
- the LOC113813515 gene encoding zinc finger and BTB domain-containing protein 14 — translation MGETAPDTQLHLRWHSHATTFTTMLSELHHGRAYTDVSLVCDGGIVRAHRAILSLCSPYLAVVLGACPDTDAPLLLPEVPVQDVLYLVSFIYRGQVDVHQQHIASFLNTAKQLHVLGLEEGDRLVDSPSKSEGSSSTSGSEAGDEPNTTSFINGNNNNENEDEEVEAEDEEEEDDEEMGESIDVIKHELSVKEEPCENSDVTADVTPDGRIDLNFYLQQAIQSASMPCPLCKKEFKSQSGLRDHIRLHTGERPFECEFCQMNFARASHLKRHRRMHTGEKPFMCRICGKDFSRGDKLKDHLRRHEAEDKLNKIRKQIYHPEDGTAETETEGSVATVNASPQVLTPKSNNTPPDSAPMPPAKRPRGRPPKNSQAHAQYQQAMSQVPSMLVPQSESYMPHMLGVTSIGECILRPIN, via the exons ATGGGTGAGACGGCCCCCGACACACAGCTCCACCTGAGATGGCACTCACacgccaccaccttcaccaccatgcTCTCGGAACTCCACCACGGCAGAGCGTATACAGACGTCTCCCTCGTGTGCGACGGGGGCATCGTCAGGGCCCACCGTGCGATTCTTTCCCTCTGTTCGCCGTACTTAG CGGTCGTGTTAGGAGCGTGTCCAGACACCGATGCGCCTCTGCTACTTCCTGAAGTACCAGTGCAAGACGTGCTCTACCTTGTGTCTTTCATTTACCGCGGACAGGTCGATGTCCATCAGCAACACATTGCCTCGTTCCTCAACACAGCGAAGCAGTTGCATGTTTTAGGGCTcgaggaaggagacaga CTTGTTGATTCTCCAAGTAAATCTGAGGGCAGTTCAAGCACGTCTGGAAGTGAGGCGGGAGACGAGCCCAATACCACGTCCTTCATCaacggaaataataacaatgaaaatgaggatgaggaagtggaggccgaggacgaagaggaggaagacgatgagGAGATG GGCGAGTCCATTGATGTCATAAAGCATGAACTGAGTGTCAAGGAAGAGCCCTGTGAAAATAGTGACGTAACTGCAGACGTAACTCCCGATGGAAGAATCGACCTGAATTTCTACCTTCAGCAGGCCATTCAGAGTGCTTCCATGCCCTGCCCTCTCTGTAAAAAG GAATTCAAGAGCCAGTCGGGCTTGAGGGACCACATCCGGTTACACACAGGAGAAAGGCCTTTTGAGTGCGAATTCTGCCAGATGAACTTTGCCCGTGCATCCCACCTCAAGCGacacagacgcatgcacacaGGAGAAAAGCCCTTCATGTGCCGGATCTGCGGAAAGGACTTCTCACGAGGGGACAAGCTCAAGGACCACTTACGACGACACGAGGCAGAGGACAAGCTCAACAAAATCAGAAAGCAGATCTACCACCCTGAGGACGGTACTGCCGAAACCGAGACAGAAGGCAGCGTGGCGACAGTTAATGCCTCCCCGCAAGTCCTGACCCCAAAGTCGAACAACACGCCCCCAGACTCTGCGCCGATGCCTCCTGCCAAGAGGCCACGTGGTCGACCTCCCAAAAATTCTCAAGCACACGCTCAGTACCAGCAAGCGATGAGTCAGGTCCCTTCCATGCTCGTGCCCCAGAGTGAAAGCTATATGCCACACATGCTCGGAGTCACAAGCATTGGGGAGTGTATACTTCGACCCATAAACTGA